Genomic DNA from Streptomyces venezuelae:
GCGCGACCGGCCACGACGGACCCGCACCCGCCCGAAGGGCACCCGCACCCGCCCGAAGGGCACCCGCGGCGGATGCGAAGGCGGCCCGCGCGGCGCAGGGTGACCGATACCCCCGTCGTCAAGAAGCGCGTCCCGGGAGTCGGGAGTGAGCTGCGGCACACCTGCCGTAAAGTTGGCGCCGGTCGATACCTGACCGCGGCAGATCGGAAGGGCAGCAGGCGTGACCGTCGACGACACGGGATCGGGCGAGGGCGAGCACCCCGCCCCGGACGGCGGGGACGGCCGTACCCCGGGTCCCGTGGCCGGCCGCGGGAAGGACGGCTTCGGCGTGCCCGAAGTGTCCGACGTGGACGAGAAGAGCGAGGACGACGCGGCGAAGGACCCGCTCGCGCTCCGCCTCGAACAGCTCATCCTCGGCGCCGACCGCCGCTACACCCCCTTCCAGGCCGCCCGCAGCGCGGGCGTCTCCATGGAGCTGGCGTCCCGCTTCTGGCGGGCCATGGGCTTCCCGGACATCGGCCAGGCCAAGGCCCTCACCGAGGCGGACGTACTCGCCCTGCGCCGCCTCGCGGGCCTCGTCGAGGCGGGCCTGCTGAGCGAGGCCATGGCCGTACAGGTGGCCCGGTCCACGGGCCAGACCACCGCCCGCCTCGCCGAGTGGCAGATCGACTCCTTCCTGGAGGGGCTCACCGAGCCTCCCGAGCCGGGCATGACGCGGACCGAGGTCACGTACCCGCTGATCGAGCTGCTCCTGCCCGAGCTGGAGGAGTTCCTCGTCTACGTGTGGCGCCGCCAGCTCGCCGCCGCCACCGGCCGCGTCGTGCAGGCCGCGGACGACGAGGAGATGGTGGACCGGCGCCTCGCCGTCGGTTTCGCCGACCTCGTCGGGTTCACCCGGCTGACCCGGCGCATGGAGGAGGAGGAGCTCGGCGAGCTCGTCGAGGCCTTCGAGACGACCGCGGCGGACCTCGTCGCCGCGCACGGCGGACGGCTCATCAAGACCCTCGGCGACGAAGTCCTCTACGCCGCGGACGACGCGGGCGTGGCAGCGGAGATCGCCCTCCGTCTCATCGAGACGATGGCCAACGACGAGACGATGCCGGAGCTCCGCGTCGGCATCGCCTTCGGCACCGTGACGACCCGCATGGGCGACGTCTTCGGCACGACCGTGAACCTCGCGAGCCGCCTCACGTCGATAGCGCCGCGGGACGCGGTCCTCGTGGACGGCGCGTTCGCGGAGGAGCTGACCCGCACGGGCGACGCGCCCGCCTCCGAGACGCAGGCCGCGGAGGAGGCCGCCGCGGCGGAGAAGGAGGGCGAGGAGCCCCCCTCGTACCGTTTCGCGCTCCAGCCCATGTGGCAGCGTCCGGTCCGCGGTCTCGGCGTCGTCGAGCCCTGGCTCCTGGCGCGGAGAGGCTGAGGAGTCCCTTCCCTCCCGGACCGGCCCGGTGACATGATCCCGGGGTAACGGTCGTTAACCGGAGGTGGAGGAGCGTCATGGGTGACGAGCAGCGGTACGGGGAGTACGTGGCGGTCAGACGGCACGGCCACGTCGTCGAGCTCGTCCTGGACCGTCCCGAGGCGATGAACGCCGTCTCCTCGGAGATGGCCCGCTCCATCGCCGCCGCCTGCGCCGCCCTGTCCGAGGACTCCGACGCCCGCGTCGTCGTCCTGACCTCCACCCACGAGCGGGCGTTCTGCGTGGGCGCCGACCTGAAGGAGCGGAACTCCTTCAGCGACGACGAGCTGCGCCGCCAGCGCCCCACGACCCGCGCCTCGTACACCGGCGTCCTCGACCTGCCGATGCCCACCGTCGCCGCGGTGCACGGCTTCGCACTCGGCGGCGGGTTCGAGCTCGCGCTCTCCTGCGACATCATCGTCGCGGACGGGACCGCGGTCGTGGGACTTCCCGAGGTGTCCGTCGGTGTCATCCCCGGCGGTGGCGGTACTCAGCTCCTGCCGCGCCGCGTGGGCGCCGCCCGCGCCGCCGAGCTGATCTTCTCCGCGCGCCGCGTGGAGGCGGCGGAGGCAAGGGAGTTGGGCCTGGTGGACCTGCTGGTGGCGGAGGGTGAGGCCCGTACGGAGGCGCTGGCGCTCGGCGCCCGCATCGCCGCCAACTCGCCGGTCGGCCTGCGCGCGGCCAAGCGTGCCCTGCGCCTCGGACACGGCCTCGATCTGCGGGCGGGCCTGGAGGTCGAGGACGCGGCGTGGCGGACGGTGGCGTTCTCCGCCGACCGCGCGGAGGGCGTCGCGGCCTTCAACGAGAAGCGGAAGCCGCAGTGGCCCGGCGTGTAGCGGGCGGGTGGCGGAGCCGCGGGGGGGACAGCCCCGCCGCGCTCACGTTCTGTCATGTCTCGACCTTCCAAAATGCGGCAAACCTCCTAATCTGGGGAAATGGGAGAGGATGTCCGGCTGCGGGCCGTGGTCGAGCTGGCGCAGGGAATGGCCGCCGCGCACACTCCGCGCGAGTCCTGGCGGGCGGCCGCTCTCGGCACCTGCCGCGCGCTCAGCGGGAGCTTCGCCGCGCTGTCCGTGTGGGAGCGGGACATGGGCCGGCTGCGGGTCCTCGTGAACGCCGGGCGACGCGTCCACGGCGAGGAGGAGTTCCCGGAGAACGAGGCGTACCCCGTCCACCAGTTCCCGGAGATCACCGAGTTCCTGCACGAGCACTGGGCGGGCGGCGGCGAACCGCACGCCTGGGTCGAGACCGCCGAGGGCCCCGCCGACGCCCGTGAGCCCGGCTACTGCCACCAGCGCGTCGCCGCTCTGCGCCGTCGGGGCCGCGGCTGCTGCGTGGTCGCCCCGGTCGTGCTGCACGGGCGGGCGTGGGGCGAGCTGTACGTGGCGCGGCCCCCGGGCGAGCCCGTCTTCGAGCGGGCCGACGCGGACTTCGCGACGGTCCTCACCGCGGTGGTGGCCGCCGGGATCGCGCAGACCGAGCGCCTGGAGGAGGCGCGCCGCCTCGCCTTCACGGACGCGCTCACGGGGCTCGCGAACCGCCGCGCGGTCGACCTGCGCCTCGACGAGGCGGTGGAGCGGCACCTCGCCGAAGGCGCCGTGGTGAGCCTGGTCGTGTGCGACGTCAACGGGCTCAAGCGGGTCAACGACACCCGTGGCCACGCGGTCGGCGACCGCCTCCTCGAACGCTTCGGGTCGGTCCTCTCGCTCTGCGGCGCGATGCTGCCGGGGACGCTCGCGGCCCGCCTCGGCGGCGACGAGTTCTGCCTCGTCGCGGTCGGCCCCACCGCCGACGAGGTGGTACGGGTGGCGGACGAACTCTGCGTACGAGCGTACGAGTTGGAGCTCGGCGACGGGGTGGCGTGCGGGGTCGCGTCGACCGGGGACCCGATCGGCGCGGTGCGCTCGGCCCGCCGCCTCTTCCGGCTCGCCGACGCGGCGCAGTACCGGGCCAAGGCCGCGCGCGCGGCGAAGCCGGTGGTGGCGGGGCGCGAGGGCGTGGACGACCCGGTGGTCCGGCTCGCGGACGCGCCCGCGGGGGACCCTCGGACGGGGGAGCGGCGCGCGTTCCGGGGGCGGGGGCCGCGGCCCACCGGCGGCTGACGGCGGCTTTCGGCGCCATGAGCATGATCAGTTAGGGTGTGCCGCGCCCGCTCCGAGCCGGGCCGCGCGGTACGCGGGACCGCTGAAGCCCGCACGGGGGAGCGGACGTTGAGCGATCAGCACCATGGCCACGGGTACGCGACGTACGACGGGGATCCGGCGGCGTACAACGGCACCCCGGCCCCGTACGACCCGCCGCACCCCCGGCCCGCCCGCGGTGTCCGCGGTGCCGCTTCCCAGCCGCTCAACCTCGCCCGACGCTTCGGCAGCCCCGACCGGCCCGGCGCCGTCGAGGACCGCACCATCACCGCCCTGCAGTCCGGACGTACGCTCCTCGGGCTCGGCGCGACCGTGTGGCTCGTCTTCGCCTACCCGCTGCGTCAGGGGCGCGAGGAGTTCGTCATGGGCAAGGTCGAGGACCTCCTCGTCGCCGCGGGCCTCGCGGTCGTCGCGATCCTCGTCGCCGCCACGCTCTTCATCGGCCTCGCCGACGCCTCGCTGCGCCGCGTCTACCTGCGCCGCGCCGTCCAGCCGCTCGGCACGCTCCTCGCGCTCGCGGCAGGCGCGGGCGTGGTGTGGCTCTGCTGGTACGTGCTGCGCGAGGGCCTCGGGCTCACCGACAACCAGGGCGCGTTCCTGGAGGTCCTCTTCTACCACCTGCTCTCCTTCGCCGCCGGACTCGCCGCCCTCGTCGGCGTCCTGGTCGGCCTGCTCTACACGATCGCGCTGCTCGTGTACGCGGTGAACAGCTGCTTCCGCGCCGGGGCGATCCACGAGCTCCTGCCTCCCGTCCTCTCACCCGTGCTGCTGTGGGGCCTCGCGGTCCTGCAGTACTTCGACGACGCCGCGGTGGCCGCGCCTCCCGCCGTGCTCCACGCGTTCATGCTCGGGGCGCCGGTCTCGGTGACCGCGCTGTCCGTGTGGGAGATCCGCAGGCTCCGCACCCGCTACGGCATGACGTTCCGCGGGGCGCTGGGACGAGGCTGACCTCGCGGTAAGTGGCTCCCGTCGATTCCACCCGTGACACCTGGCGATTCAGTCCGTACGCTGCTGAATATGGATATGCACAGCGTGGGCACCGTGGCCCTTGGGACCTCCGGGACGACCGCGGCGGACGTCATCGCCGTCGCGCGCGGCAACGCACGGATCGAACTCACCGCCGACGCGCTGGCGGCCCTCGCCGCCGCCCGCGAGATCGTCGACGCGCTCGCGGCCAAGCCCGAGCCCGTCTACGGCGTCTCGACCGGCTTCGGCGCCCTGGCCACCCGCCACATCGGCCCGGACCTCCGCGCCCAGCTGCAGCGCAACATCGTTCGCTCGCACGCGGCCGGCATGGGCCCGCGGGTGGAGCGCGAAGTGGTGCGCGCGCTGATGTTCCTGCGGCTCAAGACGGTCTGCTCCGGCCACACCGGCGTACGCCCCGAGGTCGCGCAGACCATGGCCGACGTGCTCAACGCGGGCATCACGCCCGTCGTCCACGAGTACGGCTCCCTCGGCTGCTCCGGCGACCTCGCGCCGCTCAGCCACTGCGCGCTGACGCTCATGGGCGAGGGCGACGCCGAGGGCCCCGACGGGGAGGTGCGGCCCGCCGGCGAACTGCTCGCCGCGCACGGCATCACGCCGGTCGAGCTGCGCGAGAAGGAGGGCCTCGCCCTCCTGAACGGCACCGACGGCATGCTCGGCATGCTCGTGATGGCCCTCGCCGACCTGGAGACGCTCTACAAGTCGGCCGACATCACCGCGGCCCTCACGCTGGAGGCGCTGCTCGGCACGGACAAGGTCCTCGCGCCCGAGCTGCACGCCATCCGCCCGCACCCGGGCCAGGCCGCCTCCGCGGCCAACATGCTGGCGGTGCTCGCCGGTTCGGGCCTCACCGGCCACCACCAGGACGACGCGCCGCGCGTCCAGGACGCGTACTCCGTGCGGTGCGCGCCGCAGGTCGCGGGCGCGGGCCGGGACACGATGGCCCACGCGCGGCTCGTCGCCGAGCGCGAGCTGGCCGCTGCCGTCGACAACCCCGTCGTGCTTCCCGACGGCCGGGTCGAGTCCAACGGCAACTTCCACGGGGCCCCGGTCGCGTACGTCCTGGACTTCCTCGCGATCGCTGCGGCCGACCTCGGCTCGATCGCCGAGCGCCGCACCGACCGGCTGCTCGACAAGAACCGCTCGCACGGCCTGCCGCCGTTCCTCGCGGACGACGCGGGTGTCGACTCGGGCCTCATGATCGCCCAGTACACGCAGGCCGCGCTGGTCAGCGAGATGAAGCGGCTCGCCGTCCCGGCCTCCGCCGACTCCATCCCGTCCTCCGCCATGCAGGAGGACCACGTCTCCATGGGCTGGTCCGCGGCCCGCAAGCTGCGCACCGCCGTCGACAACCTCACCCGCATCGTGGCGATCGAGCTGTACGCCGCCACGCGCGCCGTCGAACTCCGCGAGGGCCTCACCCCCGCACCGGCGACGCAGGCGGTCATCGAGGCCGTCCGCAAGGCGGGCGTGGAGGGTCCCGGGCCGGATCGTTTCCTCGCGCCGGACCTGGCGGCGGCGGACGCGTTCGTCAGGTCGGGCGAGCTGGTGACGGCGGTCGAGCCGGTGACGGGGCCGCTGGCCTAGCGCGAGGGCCGTCTACCGGACCGGGAAACCGAAGGTGTAGCCCTGCGCCTTCAGCCGGGGGAGCAGCCGGCGCAGGGCCTCGACGGTCTGGGTGCGGTCGCCGCCCGCGTCGTGGAAGAGGAGCGTCGGACCGCCCGGCAGCTCACGCTCGACGGTCGCGACGATGGCGTCCGTGCCCGGCAGCTCGAAGTCCTTGGTGTCGACGTTCCAGCCCAGCGGGCGCATGCCGCGGTCGGCGGCGAGCTTGCGGCTGTACGGGGTGAACGCGCCGCCGGGCGCGCGGTAGTACATGGGGCGGACGCCGCCGGACGCCTTGGTGATCATGCGTTCGGCGTCGAGGATCTGCTTCGCCTGGTAGGCGTTGGACTCCTTGTCCATGCCGGTGTTGTGCGAGATCGAGTGGTCGCAGAGGCGGTGCCCGTCCGCGACGACCTTCTTCACGACGTCGGGGTGGGCCTGCGCCTGCGTCCCCACCATGCAGAACGTGGCCTTGACCCCGTTCTGCCGCAGCAGGTCGAGCATCTGAGGGGTCCACTTGGGGTCGGGGCCGTCGTCGATGGTGATGTTGATGCCGCGCTTGCCCTGCTCCGAGGCGTGCGCGATGGTCCTCGACACCGGCTTCACGTTCTGGCCCGGGTCGGCGGGCGCGGTGGCCTCCGGCGGCGCGTCGTCCACGTCACCGGCCTGCGCGGTCCACACGGAAGCGCCGGTGGCGAGCATCGTCACCCCGAGTGCCGCCCCGATCAACCTGCCGTACCAGCCCCGCCCGCCGCTGTGCCGTGCCATGCCCGCCCCTCTCACCAGATCCTCGTCGTTTCCCCCGGTCGCCGCCGTGCGGCCACCCGGCAGGACGAGTCAGGGAGGCGAGAGGATGCGTCTGTTACGGATCACGGACAATTCCGCAGGAGATCACTGACAATCCCGCCGGAGACCGATCATCGACATCAGCAGCTCGTGGGTCTCCGCGTCGGCCGCCGCCACGAGCCCGCGTCCGCCCTCACCGGGTGCCGCGCCGTCAACTCCGGTGACCACGCAGCCCGCCGCCCGGCACAGGGCGATACCGGCCGCGAAGTGCACGCTCCCCGACAGGTCCCCGCCGTCGGTGACGTACGCGGCACGCCGGCCCGCCGCGACCCAGGCGAGCGCCAGCGACGTCGACACGACCCGCGGCCGGAACCGCGCGGCGAACTCCGGGTGGGCCAGCAGGTCCACGCCGCGGAAGCCGGGCGCGCTCGGGAAGGGCGGGTCGAGGTTGACGTCGACGAGCCGGGTGCCGGGGGAGGGGACCAGCGGCGCGTCGGCCCCGCCGTCCCGCACCCACGCGGACGTCCCGTCCGTGTGGAACACCTCGCCGCCGAACGGGTCCGCCACCGCCGCCGTCACCCCCGCCGCCGTGTCGCGCAGCGCCACGTTGACGGCGACGAGCATGGTGCCGACGGCGTAGTTCAGGGTTCCGCACAGCGGGTCCACCAGCCACTCGCGCGCGGCGTCGGCGGCGCCGCGCCGCCCGCCCTCCTCGCCGAGCACGGTGTCGTCCGGCCGCGCCGCCCGTATGACGTCGAGGATCGCCTGCTCGGCCGCCACGTCGGCCTCGGTGGCGAAGTCGCCCGCGCCCTTGTCGATGCGGGCGAGCCGTCGGCCGTACAGGCCCCGTACGACATCCGCCCCGGCACGTGCCGCGGCGACCGCGACATCCGTGTCACCGGGACACGTCTCTGTGGTGATCATCGCCGCAGCGTAGCGACCCGGGGCGCGGCCACTCCCCGTGACAGGGTGGCCGGATGACAGCGAACCGGCCGCACCCGCCGTCCGACCTCATGACGGCGAAGGCACTCGTCTACGACCCCTGCGGATTCACCTGGTCACAGCCGCGGCCCGAGCCGGAGGGCGCCGACTACGCCGCCCACGCACTCACCCTCGACGGGGCGCGCGTCCGTTACCGCGAGGCCAGGACCACGCCGACGAAGCCCGGCCAGTTCGTCACCGTCTGGAAGAGGTCCGCCGCCGGGCCCATCCAGCCCTTCGACGACACGGACCCCATCGACCTCTTCGTCATCGGCAGCCGCGACCAGGGCCACTTCGGCCAGTTCGTCTTCCCCCGGGAGGCGCTGCGCGCGCAGGGTGTCGTGGCGACGAACGGCTCCGGCGGGAAGCGCGCCTTCCGGGTCTATCCGCCCTGGGTGACCACCGCCAACCGCCAGGCGGAGAAGGCACAGTCGTGGCAGGTGGAGTTCTTCCTGCCGTTGCGCGAGCCCGTGGACCTGGCCCGCGCCCAGGGGCTCTACCGGCGCACGGCTCAGTAGGAGACCTTGCCGCCGCTCGTGCGCTCTCTGCGGGCCGAGAAGGCGACGAATCCCGCGCCGAGGCTCAGGAACGCGGTGCCCCCGACGACGTAGGGGGTCGTGTCGAAGCCGCCCGTCTCCGCGAGGCGGTCGGAGGCCTCGGTGGTCGTCTCCGAAGCGGTCTCGGACGTGGTCCCGGATGCGGTCGTGTGCTGGGAGGCGGCGTTCTCGTTCCGGGGGGCCTCGTGGGTCGCGGGCGACGTCGCGTTGGCGGAGGGGACGAAGCACAGGGCGCCGAGGAGGGCTCCGGCGGCGGCGGTGGTCAGCAGTGATCGGCGTGCGGACACGGAATCGGATCCCCCTTGTGGCGCTGGCGAATTGGCCGTGTGGGGCGATGCTAATGAAAGGTGCGGGTCGCGGGAAAGTCGCGAGGTCCGGGGGCCGTACCCTCCGTCGTATGACTGGAGACGAGACATCACGGTTTGTACGGCTCAAGGTTGAAATGGTCGTCGAGGTGGGTGACGCGGAGAAGCTGACCGCCGCCGCCCTCGGCCACATCGCCGGGGACGAGCAGATGCCCGCCGAGGAGCGGGCGCACGCCGAGACCGCGGTCCAGGAGGACGTCGCCGAGGCACTCGCCTACCTCGTGGACCCCTTCGACCTGGTCAGCCAGGTGCCGGGCACCGAGCTCACCCAGGCTTCGTGGAGCAGCGAGTCGGTCGACTACGACCCCGACGCACCGGAGTGGGACCCGGACGAGGATGATGACGAGGACGACGACTTGTAGTCCGGATTGAAGAATGCGGAATCGGGAACCCCGGGCAGCAACCGCCGCCCGGGGTTCCGTCGTCTCACCCCGCACGGTCCGCCTCCCCGGCCCGAGGGGGCGACGGGAGCCCGAGGGGGGACGGGAGACAATTCCAGTACCGGGAACGTGGTGTTCCCCACACTCTTCGCGGTAGTGGAACGGGACGAACCGGGCAGGACGTTATGCGGGATTACGGGGGACTCTCGGGGTTGATTCTGGGATTCGGCAACTATGGAGATGCGTGTGATGACGGACAGTAGGCCTCGTAGGCTCGGACGTGGGCGCAGGAGCGCCGCGGCCGTGTCCGCTCTGGTGAGCGGCGTGCTCGTGCTCTCGGCATGCAGCAGCGACGACGGCGACAAGGCTTCGGGCGGCAAGGAGTCGCAGAACCAGGTCGACGAGGCGGCGGCGAAGAAGACCTCTGCCGCCCAGATCAAGATCGCGCCCAAGAACGGCTCCGACAACGCAAGCATCAACAGCGCGGCCGCTGTCACGGTGAGCGAGGGAACGCTCACGGACGTGACGATGAAGTCCGACGACGGCACCGCCGTCGCCGGCGAGATATCCGCGGACAAGAAGAGCTGGAAGCCCAGTGCCCAGCTGGAGCGCGCCACGAAGTACCGGATCTCGGCGACCGCCAAGGACTCCGAGGGCCGCAAGGCGCACGAGAACTCGGCGTTCACGACGGTCTCGAAGGCCAACAGCTTCATCGGCAACTTCACGCCCGAGGACGGCTCCACCGTCGGCGTGGGCATGCCCGTGTCGATCAACTTCGACAAGGCGATCACGAACAAGAAGGAAGTCCAGTCCGCCGTCAAGGTCTCGTCCAGCAGCGGACAGGAGATCGTCGGCCACTGGTTCGGCGCGAACCGCCTCGACTTCCGGCCCGAGAAGTACTGGCAGGGCAACTCCACGGTCACCCTGAAGCTGAACCTCGACGGCGTCGAGGGCGCCGACGGGGTCTACGGCGTGCAGCAGAAGACCGTCCAGTTCAAGATCGGCCGCAACCAGGTCTCCATCGTCGACGCCAAGACGAAGCAGATGAAGGTGACCCGGGACGGCAAGGTCGTCAAGACCATCCCGATCTCCGCGGGCTCGCCCGAGAACAAGACGTACAACGGCAAGATGGTGATCTCCGAGAAGTTCAAGGAGACCCGGATGGACGGCGCGACCGTCGGCTTCAAGGACGGCGACGGCAAGGGCGAGTACGACATCAAGGACGTCCCGCACGCCATGCGCCTGTCGAGCTCCGGCACGTTCATCCACGGCAACTACTGGGGCTCGCCGTCCATCTTCGGCGGCGCCAACACCAGCCACGGCTGCATCGGCCTCCAGGACGCCAAGGGTGCGAACGACAAGAGCACGCCGGGCTCCTGGTTCTACGAGAACTCGATCACCGGTGACGTCGTCGACGTCCGCAACACCGGCGACAAGACCATCGCTCCGGACAACGGTCTCAACGGCTGGAACATGGACTGGGCGCAGTGGAAGGCCGGTTCGGCGCTCTGACCCGCGGTTCCCGCGCCACGTCGCACGGAAGCGGCCCGCACCCCCTTGTGGGGCGCGGGCCGCTTCCGCGTCCGGCTCTCACGCCGCGGCCGGCGTGAAGACCGCGCTGACCTCGTACGGCCGGTCCATCGTCATCGTCACGTTCTCGTCCGTGATCTCGTGGCGCCTGCCGTCGACGATCCAGGCGCTGACGCGGTAGCCGGCGGCGGGCTTCGCCGTGAGGCCCACCGTGGTGCCGGGGGTGTAGGGCCCGTGGACGGCGGGGCGGACCGTGCCGTTCGGGCTCGCGGCGAGCGTGAGCCGGTGCCGGGCGCGGGTCGCCTTCAGCGTGCGGTAGCCCGCCACGACGGGAGCGGACCTCCGGGCCAGCGCGGCGTTGTCGTTGTTCTCGTCGCCGAGGGGCTGGCCCTCGATGGTGTTCTCGGTGTTCGAGTACTGGTTGACGGGCTTGCAGGGCTGCCCGCAGCTGTGCGCGTACGCCATCACGGTGTGGTGGTCGCGGCGCGGGGTGATCCATCCGGTGCCGCTGGGGGAGTTCAGGTACTCGCGGTAGCCCTCCGGCCCCGCCTGCCGTTCGAGCGTGGCGCGGTCGTGGAACAGGCCCAGGTTGTGGCCGAGTTCGTGGCCGAGGTTGTACCACTTGGTGAGGGACTCGACGTCGACGGCCGAGTACGCCAGCTCGTCGTCGAACTGGCCCTTCGTGGGGAGGCTGGCCTGGCCCGACGAGCCGACGGGGACGTCGTTGACCACGGTGACCAGGTCGACGCCGAGCTCCTCGCGTTTGCGGTGCGCGGTCGCGCCCAGCTCGCGGTCCTGCGGGTCGGAGAGCTTCTCCAGCATCTCGGCGG
This window encodes:
- a CDS encoding adenylate/guanylate cyclase domain-containing protein, which translates into the protein MTVDDTGSGEGEHPAPDGGDGRTPGPVAGRGKDGFGVPEVSDVDEKSEDDAAKDPLALRLEQLILGADRRYTPFQAARSAGVSMELASRFWRAMGFPDIGQAKALTEADVLALRRLAGLVEAGLLSEAMAVQVARSTGQTTARLAEWQIDSFLEGLTEPPEPGMTRTEVTYPLIELLLPELEEFLVYVWRRQLAAATGRVVQAADDEEMVDRRLAVGFADLVGFTRLTRRMEEEELGELVEAFETTAADLVAAHGGRLIKTLGDEVLYAADDAGVAAEIALRLIETMANDETMPELRVGIAFGTVTTRMGDVFGTTVNLASRLTSIAPRDAVLVDGAFAEELTRTGDAPASETQAAEEAAAAEKEGEEPPSYRFALQPMWQRPVRGLGVVEPWLLARRG
- a CDS encoding enoyl-CoA hydratase/isomerase family protein; this translates as MGDEQRYGEYVAVRRHGHVVELVLDRPEAMNAVSSEMARSIAAACAALSEDSDARVVVLTSTHERAFCVGADLKERNSFSDDELRRQRPTTRASYTGVLDLPMPTVAAVHGFALGGGFELALSCDIIVADGTAVVGLPEVSVGVIPGGGGTQLLPRRVGAARAAELIFSARRVEAAEARELGLVDLLVAEGEARTEALALGARIAANSPVGLRAAKRALRLGHGLDLRAGLEVEDAAWRTVAFSADRAEGVAAFNEKRKPQWPGV
- a CDS encoding sensor domain-containing diguanylate cyclase, which produces MGEDVRLRAVVELAQGMAAAHTPRESWRAAALGTCRALSGSFAALSVWERDMGRLRVLVNAGRRVHGEEEFPENEAYPVHQFPEITEFLHEHWAGGGEPHAWVETAEGPADAREPGYCHQRVAALRRRGRGCCVVAPVVLHGRAWGELYVARPPGEPVFERADADFATVLTAVVAAGIAQTERLEEARRLAFTDALTGLANRRAVDLRLDEAVERHLAEGAVVSLVVCDVNGLKRVNDTRGHAVGDRLLERFGSVLSLCGAMLPGTLAARLGGDEFCLVAVGPTADEVVRVADELCVRAYELELGDGVACGVASTGDPIGAVRSARRLFRLADAAQYRAKAARAAKPVVAGREGVDDPVVRLADAPAGDPRTGERRAFRGRGPRPTGG
- the hutH gene encoding histidine ammonia-lyase codes for the protein MGTVALGTSGTTAADVIAVARGNARIELTADALAALAAAREIVDALAAKPEPVYGVSTGFGALATRHIGPDLRAQLQRNIVRSHAAGMGPRVEREVVRALMFLRLKTVCSGHTGVRPEVAQTMADVLNAGITPVVHEYGSLGCSGDLAPLSHCALTLMGEGDAEGPDGEVRPAGELLAAHGITPVELREKEGLALLNGTDGMLGMLVMALADLETLYKSADITAALTLEALLGTDKVLAPELHAIRPHPGQAASAANMLAVLAGSGLTGHHQDDAPRVQDAYSVRCAPQVAGAGRDTMAHARLVAERELAAAVDNPVVLPDGRVESNGNFHGAPVAYVLDFLAIAAADLGSIAERRTDRLLDKNRSHGLPPFLADDAGVDSGLMIAQYTQAALVSEMKRLAVPASADSIPSSAMQEDHVSMGWSAARKLRTAVDNLTRIVAIELYAATRAVELREGLTPAPATQAVIEAVRKAGVEGPGPDRFLAPDLAAADAFVRSGELVTAVEPVTGPLA
- a CDS encoding polysaccharide deacetylase family protein, with the protein product MARHSGGRGWYGRLIGAALGVTMLATGASVWTAQAGDVDDAPPEATAPADPGQNVKPVSRTIAHASEQGKRGINITIDDGPDPKWTPQMLDLLRQNGVKATFCMVGTQAQAHPDVVKKVVADGHRLCDHSISHNTGMDKESNAYQAKQILDAERMITKASGGVRPMYYRAPGGAFTPYSRKLAADRGMRPLGWNVDTKDFELPGTDAIVATVERELPGGPTLLFHDAGGDRTQTVEALRRLLPRLKAQGYTFGFPVR
- a CDS encoding inositol monophosphatase family protein, whose protein sequence is MITTETCPGDTDVAVAAARAGADVVRGLYGRRLARIDKGAGDFATEADVAAEQAILDVIRAARPDDTVLGEEGGRRGAADAAREWLVDPLCGTLNYAVGTMLVAVNVALRDTAAGVTAAVADPFGGEVFHTDGTSAWVRDGGADAPLVPSPGTRLVDVNLDPPFPSAPGFRGVDLLAHPEFAARFRPRVVSTSLALAWVAAGRRAAYVTDGGDLSGSVHFAAGIALCRAAGCVVTGVDGAAPGEGGRGLVAAADAETHELLMSMIGLRRDCQ
- a CDS encoding MepB family protein, which codes for MTANRPHPPSDLMTAKALVYDPCGFTWSQPRPEPEGADYAAHALTLDGARVRYREARTTPTKPGQFVTVWKRSAAGPIQPFDDTDPIDLFVIGSRDQGHFGQFVFPREALRAQGVVATNGSGGKRAFRVYPPWVTTANRQAEKAQSWQVEFFLPLREPVDLARAQGLYRRTAQ
- a CDS encoding LAETG motif-containing sortase-dependent surface protein; its protein translation is MSARRSLLTTAAAGALLGALCFVPSANATSPATHEAPRNENAASQHTTASGTTSETASETTTEASDRLAETGGFDTTPYVVGGTAFLSLGAGFVAFSARRERTSGGKVSY
- a CDS encoding Ig-like domain-containing protein; translation: MTDSRPRRLGRGRRSAAAVSALVSGVLVLSACSSDDGDKASGGKESQNQVDEAAAKKTSAAQIKIAPKNGSDNASINSAAAVTVSEGTLTDVTMKSDDGTAVAGEISADKKSWKPSAQLERATKYRISATAKDSEGRKAHENSAFTTVSKANSFIGNFTPEDGSTVGVGMPVSINFDKAITNKKEVQSAVKVSSSSGQEIVGHWFGANRLDFRPEKYWQGNSTVTLKLNLDGVEGADGVYGVQQKTVQFKIGRNQVSIVDAKTKQMKVTRDGKVVKTIPISAGSPENKTYNGKMVISEKFKETRMDGATVGFKDGDGKGEYDIKDVPHAMRLSSSGTFIHGNYWGSPSIFGGANTSHGCIGLQDAKGANDKSTPGSWFYENSITGDVVDVRNTGDKTIAPDNGLNGWNMDWAQWKAGSAL